TAAACAAGTCAGGTAATTTACAATTGAAGAGAGGAAAATTGTTAACTTTTCATTCAATTATGATTACAAGTAAGATAAGCAATTTTTATTCTGCAGTGTCAACATGAAAAGGCTGTCATGGAGTAACTGCTTCACTTTGGCGCTTGTTTAAGTGACAACCCTGGAATAACAGTATAACTTAATTTTCTGAATATCACTTTCTTTTTTAAGTTGTAAATAAGCTTAAAGTTACTGCAAAACATACTGTGCCCTCGGCAGTATTAGCACCATGACTCTCGCATTTTAACTCACACTTTTTCATCAACTGCTTGATGTGAACATTGAACCACTGACTGCCAACTGTTTGTTAAAGAAAGATCATAACTGGAAAAGGAACTGCAACTAGGTTGTTGTTGATGACTAGACTGCTTATTGAATTGGTGTAATCAGTGACAGTTGCTGCAGTCTCTCCCTTCTGTCGGCTTTATAATCATAAACCCATTCTCTTTCCCTCGATTCCAACAAAACACTTGTAGCAAATATTGTCCTCTCAAGATCTTGTGCCTAGGCTCCAGGATACTGAGCAAGAGTGGTATGGATTTAAGGGCATACGTATTCAGCAGCAACGCTGCCAATTTTTACCTGTGAGGGTATAGCGATTGTGGTCTTCCACACGGATGGAGGCAGGTATGGCCTACCCATCCACAGGGAGCAGCAGGTTAACACCCCAGTTGGACTGTACCGAGGCCCTGTCAGTCCCCCTACCGGTCTGAGATACTCCACTTAGACAGTACCTGGTCTGGCCCGGGTGCTATCGTCACCCCTTGCTTTTTGTCGATAGTGCCGTTGGAGTGTAAACTCCGCTCCCACGGCGAACTCCTTTCACGGGAGGGACCGTTCCTCGGAGCCTGCCCCAGCACTTGGAGTTCACCACAATACCAACTACTGTTCTGATCCAGGGCCAACCAAGAACACCTCGGCAGGGATGATCTAAGGCAGTGTTGACCAACTATACCTGCAGTACAGTTTCATATGGCCCGCGTAAACAATCTTTCAACAAAGAAATGCTAACAGGTTAACTTTTGTGTATTATCAGTCTTTGTTTGCCTGTGTACGACAAGTTATCAGTAGAAACTTGTTTTCAAGCTGTTatattctcacagaaatattaaaaaaaatatttttaatatccatATATTCTTTGACGATAATTATTGTTggatttagaatttttaaatgtaatttttgctATCTAACATCTTGTCTCTCAGTATACtgtatttggtaggagtcattttATGACTGGAATGGAAGTCAATTGGAACagaggtgctgccatctgtgaaagTCACAGAAATCTCGTATATGTCAACTTTCGCAAACTTTGGGGATGTACTAAGAATACtgatgtgccaaattaaactttataatagtacaactattttttaatactatatgttataatttatagtcataaaaagtaataatggcaacttaaaaaatacatgttacaattttgacaatcttCTTTTAACATTGAAATTGTTAGAGTACATATATTTGATGCCATGTTTAATAAAAGAAtttcatgtttaaatttttactgttaaatcttaaatgttaaatcagctcaataacgttaaggtttgtttgtagaaagtatttacagactgatttctgttgtttggaaaaaaaaaattaatgcatatacttagtgttataatatttattttgaaatgtttcaggttaatttttttttatgtatctattggactgcaacttttattTTGTCCTAAATTATCTTGTTATGAAATGTATTTCATCTTAGGTTCACTACTGTACCATAAAGTTTTCTTTAGCACATCAATTCGTTTAGTACATtctccgatgttcacgaaagttaatatatatggGAGCATGTTACCACAtgtggatccaccatcttgaagaCTTTGGCatgtggctatagcagtttctgcatgcatgtgcatttgacttttaacattttaaatttccattgtgtaatgtgcacttatttaatttcatttttggtGCATACTGAAGTTTCACCctcaacgcacctaaagaagtataatttcggtctagggggaaatgtcacaggctcagcgttgaggcatttaaATGCAACGCTTTCGAGACTCCTGTCGTTCGGCTAGCCACTGCTGCATCGCTGAACTAACAAGTGCCCTTCCTTCTTTTCATAGGCCTACATAAgtttaaatttcattaagtgACCATCCCTAACAAACGTTGCTTTATTGCTAGCCATATGCTCATTCTAATTATGAATATACCTCGCAGGCAAATGCTTGTGGGAGAGATTGACAATGGCTGGTGCATCACCACTGGAAATATCCACGCGCTCCTTTCGTCTTGCTTCAAGTCGGCCTTGGCCGGTTTGAAAATGGGTCACTACAACTTGAAAAGTGATCTTAGTTTGTACACTAAATATAACTCTATTAAAGTAGCCTCTCGAGTTCATTTGAAGCTCCTGCGTAGTAACGGAATGAAAAATTATTCAGTAACAACCTCTTGCTCCAAGATACTGCCGTCTAGTGCGAGGCTACGAGATAATAACTGAGCAGGTTACGCAGGCACGGGCGGCAAAACTCTCTATCTGTTTTCCACGCGGCGATGATACAAAAAAGGGCTATCCTAGGTACGTACTGCATTTGATGTGGAGGGAAGGCAAGTCGAAAGTCATCAACTATTTACGAGGTGCCGCCCTTTGAAAAGCACACGCACGGACAACACCGTAATTTTCCGACAAAACCAACCAATTATTTGTGCGTAAAGAGACGGaatgaaggaagaaaaaaaaaacaccccggcggtaaatatatatatataaaaaaatctgtaTAGGAACTTGAAGGTACAAATAGGCTTTCTTGGACCCTCTTCAGAAGGAGTTAGTCATTCTTTTACCCCGGAGAACACGCAGTTCAGAACAGACCTCGTGTCTAGATCGTTGGAAAAGAGGTCAGTGGTCATCTGGACGTACGAAGGAACTAACGGAGACTATTAGAATTATGTATGAATGTTTGACTCGCCTCGCGACTGAAGCGTCGGTGGTGTAGCAGGGCTGATGCCGTGTCGCGAGGTGGTGGCCTGAGCTAGCGGGGTGACCGCGGGGAGACCCAGCAGCGGCAGCATGGGCGCCGAGTACCTGGCCGCCAACGTGCGGCTGCTCAGGTTCGTGGGCGTGTGGAACGACTACCCCGACGGCTCGCTCGCGCGCCGCGCCTACCACCTGCTGACGGCCTTCGTGGCGTGCGCCTTCGTGCTGCACCTCTGCACGCAGTTCGCGTTCCCCTTCTCGCACATCGACGACCCGGGCGACGCGCTCGAGGGCTTCAACCTGACCACGGTGTACGTGGTGACGTTCCTGAAGATGCTGACGCTGCTGCGGCGGCGCGCCGAGGTGGCGGCGCTGATGCGCGGGCTGGAGCGCAGCGGGGGCGGCGCGGAGGCGGGGATCCTGGCCGAGGGAGACCGCCACGCGGACCGCCTCACGCGCTGGTTCAGCGCGCTCACGGCGCTCGGCACGGGCTTCTTCTTCCTGCACGCGGCGCTGACCGTGGCGCCCACGGTGGCGCCCTGCTCCGCCGGCAACCGCTCCGTCGACGAGCACTGCCTGGACCCGGACCGCAACCTCGTGTACCCGGCCGAGTTCCCCTTCGACACGGCGGGCGACTCGCTGGGGCACGTGGGCGCGCTGGTGTTCCAGCTGGTGGGGCCGGGCCTGTTCGGCAACGCCGTCAACCTGGCGGCCGACATGCTGCTGGTCAGCGTGCTCATCCACCTGCGGGCCCGCTTCCGCGCGCTCGGACACTTGCTGCGGCAACTGGACCCCGGCCTAGGGCACCGCCGGCTGTGCGAGTGCGTGCGCCTCCACCAGGAGCTCTACAGGTGAGCTCTACAGTGTCCAGTGTCCCTGGCCTAGGGACCCCCGCCTAGGGCACCGCCGGCTGTGCGAGTGCGTGCGCCGCCACCAGGAGCTCGTTTTCCCTAGTTGGGCGTTGAAACATTTGAAGTCCACGTTGTGGTATGctgcaaaaaaaatgcaataaaattaaattgaaaacaattatttttctaaaGCTACAATTAAAAGTTAATTTCCTTTCAAGGCACATGAAGGGCAGCTGGTTTCAAACGACATGCTACGTTTACGGGTAAAAGGTCACTAAGCCATTAATAAAGAGATAATGAGTCATGTCTGAGCTAGAGATTAACATATCATAGCTCTGGCTTTCTCAACACACGAGATAACACTTTGCCACTAAATACCCATTTGTATGAAAGGAACACACTGAAAATATGAGCTATCGTATTATTTTCCATATAATAGTTCacttatctatataaataaacatgtaaatgttcgttcaaaatctaaaatctccgaaagttcttcaccgattgctttctAATTTTGACACAAAGTTGCATTGCATTAGTATGTAGCTATGTCAATATATGTAGAGATATATATTTTCTTTGAGGATTTACATTGTGGAAATGGTGGAATATGGACGGGTGTGGCGTTACATGGAGGGACATGGTTCATGGTGGGAAATGGATGGATATGGTAGGGAAAAGATTATTATAAGGCATAATGGAATATGATGTGACAAGATGGTGATGGTGATATATGTAAAAGGTGCTGATTATATAGTACAATATTGTATAGGTGATGTTATAGGTAAAATGTAGTaattatgtaatccaagatgaTAGTTGTGGGGATGACATAAGTCAAAAAGTGATGGTGTTGGGGCAGTAATAGGTCAAGATAGTCACTGTGatgatgtaatccaatatggAGGCCGGAAATTATGTATCTAATCCAAGATGACCACTGAAAATTATGTAATCAAAGATGATGGCATGAAATgatataattcaagatggtgaccagaAATGACAATCAAAATCGGTAGACGgaaatgtaatccaagatggctaaaGCATAAGAATGAGTATGatcaaattaaattcaaaatggtggttgTATTACAGTAATGTGAAAATCCCTAATCTGCAATCCTCAATACATAGGTTCAACAGTTGTGATGTAAGCCAAGAAGGCTGCATAAGTGGAATGATATAGCTTGATAAAATTAAATCCGAGATGGGAGTGGTGATTTCATAGTTCAAAGGCGATGATAACTTAATCCAATATAGAAGTGGCCGTGATGTTATAAGTCAAGGTGATGATGCCAAATTAGAAGAGCAATGTTGATGATATATTTCACATTTAATGATGATGTAATCCAATATGACTGATGATGTCGTAAGTCAAAGAGGAATATTACGCAGTTCAAGATGGCAGCAGTGACATTATAGGTCCAAGGGGATGAAGATGCAATCCAGGATGGTGTTAAGTTCTGGAATTGAAAATTGTGGAAGGAAATCCAAGACGGATTTGTTTATGGATATGTTCGGTCGATGTATGTACACTCAAACAGTAAAGGGATGTACAAAACCATAGCTctaacatttataaataatttatatgatGGACTACCCTGAAACAAATGTTTCATGCATGTTCCCATCAATCAGAAAGCATATTCCATTCCACTTAGTGGTTTGTTGGGTGGCTGGTAGTGGGAATATCAAGCCACTATTGGGAATTGAGTGACTGCTTGGAAAATGGAAGAAACGAAAAATGTTTAAACAGGGAAATTTggtaggaaaatgggaaattttgggAAAAATGGGAATACTTCGAGGGAAACTTTGAGGGAATTTGAGGAAAATAGGGAAAATTTCGGGAAATTTCGAGGTATTTGGTGACTTCAGAGGTCTATGGTCACGAATCCTGAATCCTATGTCCCAAGCCCCTGTCCCCGGATCGGCCAGACCACACTACTATCAATGCGGCACGCTACTGCGACATCCTCACCTAACCCAGGGTCACCATTCGAAGAAACAGATCAGGGATCTTGAGTTACGGTGTTGTGTTCTTGGACGACAACGCAAAACCACACACAGCAAGGCTCGCACACGAATGGGAGATAGTGGATCACTCGGCCTACAGCCCCGATCTTGCCTCATCGGACTTTTGCCCGTTCCCTGCATTGAAAACTGTACTCTCGGGTTGTAACTTCCGAAACAACGCTGAGGTGGAAC
Above is a genomic segment from Bacillus rossius redtenbacheri isolate Brsri chromosome 7, Brsri_v3, whole genome shotgun sequence containing:
- the LOC134534509 gene encoding uncharacterized protein LOC134534509; this encodes MGAEYLAANVRLLRFVGVWNDYPDGSLARRAYHLLTAFVACAFVLHLCTQFAFPFSHIDDPGDALEGFNLTTVYVVTFLKMLTLLRRRAEVAALMRGLERSGGGAEAGILAEGDRHADRLTRWFSALTALGTGFFFLHAALTVAPTVAPCSAGNRSVDEHCLDPDRNLVYPAEFPFDTAGDSLGHVGALVFQLVGPGLFGNAVNLAADMLLVSVLIHLRARFRALGHLLRQLDPGLGHRRLCECVRLHQELYRLSATVGDIFSPLLFMQCFFSSLSYCIILFHLTMVSDDGVHLLKNGLFLLTHMGQLLLFCWFGTQIYEEVRLSPPVPTPRVVSQWLASGWRDPAEASAAVVGQEPRWLKTHAYFPA